One Megalopta genalis isolate 19385.01 chromosome 5, iyMegGena1_principal, whole genome shotgun sequence DNA window includes the following coding sequences:
- the Tspan6 gene encoding tetraspanin 6 isoform X2, producing the protein MSCVSGCIKWMLFIVNFLILICGVGILTIGVLAHLQLASESKDFSTPVAFPAITLIVLGSIIFVISFFGCCGAIRESHCMTITFASFLLLILLIQVAVAVFAFVVVKDADVREQYVIQFDKYHTSNSSKQVVDLFQEKLECCGIDSPNDYHELTLPASCCGQKEGVCLVRDAYQQGCVIAMKNMLHLIGSVLGGVAIAVAAVELVGIIFALCLANSIKNTERRGYRV; encoded by the exons ATATGCGGCGTAGGTATCTTGACGATCGGCGTTCTCGCACACCTGCAACTGGCCTCTGAAAGCAAAGATTTCAGCACACCCGTTGCGTTCCCGGCGATAACGTTAATAGTCCTGGGAAGCATAATCTTTGTAATCTCGTTCTTCGGATGCTGCGGCGCCATTCGGGAAAGTCATTGCATGACGATCACC TTCGCGTCGTTCCTTCTCCTGATCTTGCTGATACAAGTGGCAGTCGCGGTATTCGCTTTCGTGGTCGTCAAGGATGCCGATGTGAGGGAGCAGTACGTGATACAATTCGACAAATATCACACGAGCAATTCCAGCAAGCAAGTCGTGGATCTGTTTCAGGAGAAG TTGGAATGCTGCGGTATCGATTCTCCGAACGATTACCACGAGTTAACTCTTCCCGCGAGTTGTTGTGGCCAAAAGGAAGGTGTTTGTCTTGTGAGGGATGCTTACCAGCAAGGTTGTGTAATAGCAATGAAGAATATGCTACACCTTATTGGATCCGTGTTAGGCGGCGTTGCCATCGCTGTTGCTGCAGTTGAG TTGGTCGGGATCATCTTCGCGCTCTGTTTAGCGAACTCCATCAAGAATACAGAGCGCAGGGGCTACAGAGTGTAA
- the Tspan6 gene encoding tetraspanin 6 isoform X1, which produces MSCGMGMIKYLLFIFNFIFAICGVGILTIGVLAHLQLASESKDFSTPVAFPAITLIVLGSIIFVISFFGCCGAIRESHCMTITFASFLLLILLIQVAVAVFAFVVVKDADVREQYVIQFDKYHTSNSSKQVVDLFQEKLECCGIDSPNDYHELTLPASCCGQKEGVCLVRDAYQQGCVIAMKNMLHLIGSVLGGVAIAVAAVELVGIIFALCLANSIKNTERRGYRV; this is translated from the exons ATATGCGGCGTAGGTATCTTGACGATCGGCGTTCTCGCACACCTGCAACTGGCCTCTGAAAGCAAAGATTTCAGCACACCCGTTGCGTTCCCGGCGATAACGTTAATAGTCCTGGGAAGCATAATCTTTGTAATCTCGTTCTTCGGATGCTGCGGCGCCATTCGGGAAAGTCATTGCATGACGATCACC TTCGCGTCGTTCCTTCTCCTGATCTTGCTGATACAAGTGGCAGTCGCGGTATTCGCTTTCGTGGTCGTCAAGGATGCCGATGTGAGGGAGCAGTACGTGATACAATTCGACAAATATCACACGAGCAATTCCAGCAAGCAAGTCGTGGATCTGTTTCAGGAGAAG TTGGAATGCTGCGGTATCGATTCTCCGAACGATTACCACGAGTTAACTCTTCCCGCGAGTTGTTGTGGCCAAAAGGAAGGTGTTTGTCTTGTGAGGGATGCTTACCAGCAAGGTTGTGTAATAGCAATGAAGAATATGCTACACCTTATTGGATCCGTGTTAGGCGGCGTTGCCATCGCTGTTGCTGCAGTTGAG TTGGTCGGGATCATCTTCGCGCTCTGTTTAGCGAACTCCATCAAGAATACAGAGCGCAGGGGCTACAGAGTGTAA